A single window of Pontiella agarivorans DNA harbors:
- a CDS encoding M20/M25/M40 family metallo-hydrolase, producing MSLSPSDLKLLKDMVSLPTAPFCERHVQAFVRDWAAVNGIDFTQDEVGNILLTYKGRGRAPKYPWVLQAHMDHPGFELISRRGRTVQAWFRGSVQEAYFPAARMQFFPDIGKPVGGTVETAKRDKQAGFLKCRIKLDDVVPLARGTLGMWELPAWKKRGNRLSLRVVDDLCGVASILLTLKRLKDSGASRKVFGLLTRAEEVGFVGAISAAKNELIDMRFPILGIEASKAQPNARIGQGAIVRVGDASTVFDPELTSNVRKTARALHRADPSLRFAESLMPGGSCESTGLALLGYRTCAVCLPLGNYHNMGESKIEAEKIDLRDFESMVALLEAVSQTKPDASNTGELKKRLLENHRKRAPLL from the coding sequence ATGTCTTTGAGTCCGTCAGATCTGAAATTGCTCAAGGATATGGTTTCGCTGCCGACGGCTCCTTTCTGTGAGCGGCATGTGCAGGCGTTTGTTCGCGATTGGGCGGCGGTGAACGGGATTGATTTTACGCAGGATGAGGTCGGCAATATTCTGCTGACGTACAAAGGCCGGGGCCGCGCACCGAAGTATCCGTGGGTGCTGCAGGCGCACATGGACCATCCGGGTTTTGAATTGATCAGTCGCCGGGGCCGCACGGTGCAGGCCTGGTTTCGCGGCAGTGTGCAGGAAGCTTATTTCCCTGCCGCGCGTATGCAGTTTTTTCCAGACATCGGAAAGCCGGTTGGCGGGACGGTGGAGACGGCGAAGCGGGATAAACAGGCGGGATTTCTGAAGTGTCGGATTAAACTCGATGACGTGGTTCCGCTGGCGCGGGGAACCTTGGGCATGTGGGAGCTTCCGGCGTGGAAAAAAAGAGGGAATCGATTGTCGCTGCGCGTGGTGGACGATCTGTGCGGCGTGGCTTCGATTCTGCTGACCCTGAAACGATTGAAGGATTCCGGAGCAAGCCGGAAGGTCTTCGGTTTGCTGACCCGCGCCGAAGAGGTGGGGTTTGTCGGTGCCATTTCGGCGGCCAAAAATGAGCTGATTGATATGCGGTTTCCAATCCTTGGAATCGAGGCGTCGAAAGCGCAGCCCAATGCCCGGATCGGGCAGGGGGCGATCGTCCGCGTGGGCGATGCTTCGACGGTTTTTGATCCGGAGCTGACGTCCAATGTCCGGAAAACGGCGCGGGCGTTACACCGTGCAGATCCGTCGCTGAGGTTTGCGGAATCGCTGATGCCGGGCGGCAGCTGCGAGTCGACGGGGCTGGCGTTGCTGGGGTATCGTACCTGTGCGGTCTGTCTGCCGCTGGGGAATTATCACAACATGGGTGAATCGAAGATAGAGGCGGAGAAGATCGACCTTCGTGATTTTGAATCGATGGTCGCTCTGCTGGAAGCGGTTTCTCAGACGAAGCCGGATGCTTCGAATACCGGCGAACTGAAGAAGCGGCTGCTGGAAAATCACCGAAAACGCGCACCTCTTCTTTAA
- the scpB gene encoding SMC-Scp complex subunit ScpB, protein MSESTVDVLPELKQIVGALLFAAKEPLTVKRMRKAMIETGNGYGGPYEQYAKATDKQIEGAVEQLMEDLEKAKVGLEVALVAGAYRLQNDSACGPFVRALLEKKQTMRLSKPALETLAIVAYRQPCLRSEIEEVRGVSVDAVLRKLIDMQLVRVVKRSELPGRPWLFGTTQKFLEHFGINDINDLPGSQELKRSMPAEEKKKETTEDLPEIEKQLKEKSDAADSDASMAALDEEIQGSEDNGEKKSES, encoded by the coding sequence ATGAGCGAAAGCACGGTAGATGTACTTCCTGAGTTGAAGCAGATTGTCGGCGCATTGCTGTTTGCGGCGAAGGAGCCGCTGACGGTGAAGCGGATGCGTAAAGCAATGATCGAAACCGGCAACGGATACGGCGGACCGTACGAGCAGTATGCCAAGGCGACAGACAAGCAGATCGAAGGCGCTGTTGAACAGTTAATGGAAGATCTGGAGAAAGCCAAGGTCGGGCTGGAAGTGGCGCTGGTTGCCGGGGCTTATCGCCTGCAGAATGATTCAGCGTGCGGCCCGTTTGTTCGGGCGCTGCTGGAAAAAAAACAGACGATGCGTCTTTCCAAGCCGGCGCTGGAAACGCTGGCGATTGTGGCCTACCGTCAGCCCTGCCTGCGGTCGGAAATCGAGGAGGTTCGCGGTGTTTCCGTGGATGCGGTGCTGCGCAAGCTGATTGATATGCAGCTGGTGCGCGTGGTGAAGCGTTCTGAGCTCCCGGGGCGTCCGTGGCTGTTCGGCACCACCCAGAAATTTCTCGAGCATTTCGGGATCAATGATATCAACGATCTGCCGGGTTCTCAGGAGCTGAAACGCTCCATGCCGGCTGAGGAAAAGAAAAAAGAGACGACAGAGGATCTTCCGGAGATCGAAAAACAGTTGAAAGAAAAATCGGATGCGGCGGATTCCGATGCTTCGATGGCGGCGCTGGATGAAGAGATTCAGGGTTCGGAAGATAACGGAGAGAAAAAAAGTGAATCTTGA
- a CDS encoding segregation and condensation protein A has protein sequence MELIKDDYKVQLEVFEGPLDLLLYLIKKDEVDIYDIPIGRITDQYMEYLKLMKVLDLNIAGDFIVMSATLMLIKSRMLLPVEERKDEAEEEEEDPRWDLVRQLVEYKKFKDAADHLEDLELHMENVFGRESEYVELGDAPDVDLKDASIFDLISALNEALGRVQEENLQEIFAEEYTVSQKVSFIVENLKVIDRLCVSDLFGGMKSRQEIVCTFLAVLELIKLNKIACVQDDHFSDIVVEAREPDPPPVLPPEEPEEPHPEFDLDDEMKETGGEPDEDGFGDEDEFDDEEDETL, from the coding sequence ATGGAATTAATCAAAGACGACTATAAGGTTCAGCTCGAGGTGTTCGAGGGACCGCTGGACCTGCTGCTGTACCTCATCAAAAAGGATGAGGTGGATATCTATGATATTCCGATCGGGCGCATTACGGATCAGTATATGGAATATCTGAAGCTGATGAAGGTGCTGGATCTGAATATTGCCGGCGACTTTATCGTGATGTCCGCGACGCTGATGCTGATCAAGAGCCGCATGCTGCTGCCGGTGGAGGAGCGGAAGGACGAGGCCGAAGAGGAAGAAGAGGATCCGCGCTGGGATCTTGTGCGCCAGCTGGTTGAATATAAAAAATTCAAGGATGCGGCGGATCACCTCGAGGATCTGGAACTGCACATGGAAAATGTCTTCGGCCGCGAGAGCGAGTATGTCGAGCTCGGGGACGCGCCGGATGTGGACCTGAAAGACGCGAGCATTTTCGATCTGATTTCGGCGCTGAATGAAGCGCTCGGACGGGTGCAGGAGGAGAATCTTCAGGAAATCTTTGCCGAGGAATATACCGTAAGCCAGAAGGTGAGCTTTATTGTTGAAAACCTGAAGGTAATTGATCGCCTATGTGTTTCGGATCTGTTCGGCGGGATGAAATCGCGGCAGGAAATTGTCTGCACATTTCTGGCGGTGCTGGAACTGATTAAGCTGAATAAGATTGCCTGTGTGCAGGACGACCACTTCAGTGATATTGTAGTGGAAGCGCGCGAGCCTGATCCGCCGCCGGTTTTGCCGCCGGAAGAGCCCGAGGAGCCGCACCCGGAATTTGATCTGGATGATGAAATGAAAGAAACAGGCGGTGAACCTGATGAAGATGGGTTCGGCGATGAAGATGAATTTGACGATGAAGAAGATGAAACGCTTTAG
- the pheA gene encoding prephenate dehydratase — protein sequence MNLDDLRNQIDSLDSEIVKLLNERINVVLKIGEEKKKEGAEIYVPSRERAVFDKIRSLNGGPLPEESAHAIYREIMSAALALETDMKIAYLGPEATFTHQAARNKFGVSVDYIPTSTIAEVFDRVANRAADYGVVPVENSTEGAVTHTFDQFATTPLKICAEIYLPISLTLLSRHRKDEISLIFSKQEAFGQCRAWLAGNMPNAKLSPVESTTKAVQLALETPGAAAVASVMASDMYDIEVLAENIQDMQGNTTRFLIIGQDFSAATGNDKTSVMFGVKHKVGALYDALSVFKADNINMTKIESRPSRNKNWEYYFFVDIDGHADDPEVKRALEALQEHCTVMTVLGSYPKAEM from the coding sequence GTGAATCTTGATGATTTAAGAAACCAGATCGACTCGCTCGATTCGGAAATCGTGAAGCTGCTCAATGAGCGCATTAACGTGGTGCTGAAGATCGGCGAGGAAAAGAAAAAAGAGGGTGCGGAGATTTATGTTCCGTCCCGCGAACGTGCGGTGTTCGATAAAATCAGATCTTTGAACGGAGGACCGCTTCCCGAGGAATCGGCCCACGCGATTTACCGTGAAATCATGTCGGCCGCGCTGGCGCTTGAAACCGATATGAAAATTGCCTATCTCGGACCGGAAGCCACGTTCACGCATCAGGCGGCGCGCAATAAATTCGGTGTCAGTGTGGATTATATTCCAACGAGCACCATTGCCGAAGTGTTTGATCGCGTGGCAAACCGTGCGGCGGATTACGGCGTGGTTCCGGTGGAAAACTCCACCGAGGGCGCTGTGACGCATACGTTCGATCAATTCGCAACGACTCCGCTCAAAATCTGTGCGGAGATTTATCTGCCGATTTCCCTGACGCTGCTTTCCCGGCACCGGAAAGATGAAATCTCCCTGATTTTCAGTAAGCAGGAAGCGTTCGGGCAATGCCGGGCCTGGCTGGCGGGGAATATGCCGAATGCCAAGCTTTCTCCGGTTGAGAGTACGACGAAAGCGGTGCAGCTGGCGCTGGAAACCCCCGGTGCGGCGGCGGTGGCCAGTGTGATGGCTTCGGATATGTATGACATCGAGGTGCTGGCGGAAAATATTCAGGACATGCAGGGTAATACCACCCGTTTCCTGATTATCGGCCAGGATTTCAGTGCGGCGACCGGCAACGACAAAACCTCCGTCATGTTCGGTGTGAAGCATAAGGTCGGCGCGTTGTACGATGCATTGTCGGTGTTTAAAGCCGACAACATCAACATGACCAAAATTGAGTCGCGCCCGAGTCGGAACAAAAACTGGGAATATTATTTCTTTGTGGATATTGACGGCCATGCCGACGATCCTGAAGTGAAACGTGCTCTCGAAGCTCTGCAGGAGCACTGCACGGTCATGACGGTGCTCGGTTCTTATCCTAAAGCGGAAATGTAA
- the trpS gene encoding tryptophan--tRNA ligase gives MRILTGIQPSGKLHIGNYFGAIKPATELQEQGDAYIFIANYHAMTTVQDGPALREMTKDVALDYLACGIDPEKTALYRQSDLPEVHELAWLLSVVCPMGLLERCHSYKDKIAKGIAASHGLFAYPVLMAADILAVQSNVVPVGKDQKQHVEVTRDLAIKFNNQFGEVFTIPEPAIRENVAVVPGIDGQKMSKSYDNTIEIFAEGKPLKKRVMSIVTDSKELEDPKEPEGDNVFALYKLFASEEEQNDLAERYRAGGLGYGHAKLELLEKMNEHFGPIREKRRELAANMDYVEDVLKTGAEKARVLACATLQKARQAAGLE, from the coding sequence ATGAGAATTCTGACGGGCATTCAGCCTTCGGGCAAACTGCATATCGGCAATTATTTCGGGGCGATTAAACCGGCGACGGAACTGCAGGAGCAGGGTGACGCCTATATTTTTATCGCGAATTATCATGCGATGACGACGGTGCAGGACGGCCCGGCGCTGCGGGAAATGACGAAGGACGTGGCGCTGGATTATCTGGCGTGCGGAATCGATCCGGAAAAGACGGCGTTGTATCGGCAGAGCGATCTGCCGGAAGTGCATGAGCTGGCATGGCTGCTTTCGGTGGTCTGCCCGATGGGGCTGCTGGAGCGCTGCCACTCCTACAAGGACAAAATTGCGAAGGGCATCGCCGCGTCGCACGGATTATTCGCGTATCCCGTACTGATGGCGGCGGATATCCTGGCGGTGCAGTCGAATGTGGTTCCGGTGGGCAAGGATCAGAAACAGCACGTGGAGGTGACCCGGGATCTGGCGATTAAGTTCAATAACCAGTTTGGCGAGGTCTTCACGATTCCGGAGCCGGCGATTCGCGAAAATGTGGCGGTGGTGCCGGGGATTGACGGGCAGAAAATGTCGAAATCGTATGACAACACCATCGAAATTTTCGCCGAGGGCAAACCGCTGAAAAAGCGGGTCATGTCGATTGTCACCGACAGCAAAGAGCTGGAGGATCCGAAGGAGCCGGAAGGCGATAATGTGTTTGCGCTCTATAAACTGTTCGCTTCCGAAGAGGAACAGAATGATCTGGCGGAACGCTATCGCGCCGGCGGCCTGGGCTATGGTCATGCCAAGCTGGAACTGCTGGAAAAAATGAATGAACATTTCGGGCCGATCCGTGAAAAACGCCGGGAACTGGCGGCGAATATGGATTATGTGGAAGACGTGCTGAAGACCGGTGCGGAAAAGGCGCGCGTGCTTGCGTGTGCCACGCTGCAGAAAGCACGTCAGGCCGCCGGCCTGGAATAG